Proteins encoded together in one Miscanthus floridulus cultivar M001 chromosome 16, ASM1932011v1, whole genome shotgun sequence window:
- the LOC136510840 gene encoding pentatricopeptide repeat-containing protein At1g09900-like, with product MRSLMGRRPDAACFTTAAAAFSSASQPGATLAVLNAMAADGVVPDAAACGVYACRLHWFDAAYEVVRGMAVNSVAPDVVTCSTLISGLCSAGRVAEALGVLDLMLEEGCQPNAHSYTPILHAYCTSGMIHEAKDLLETMIAAGFAPSTATYNVLVEALCKACAFQEVDALLEESSAKGWTIDTITYSTYMDGLCKNGRVDKSLALVDKMLSVGLRPNEITLNILLDGVCRRSTAWAAKCLLECSAEIGCHVNVVNYNTVMRRLCDDRRWLAVVKLFVDMVKKGIAPNSWTFSIVIHSLCKLGKLHEALCLLGSEEFVADVVTYNTLIRHLNFLGKSYEACLLLHEMIEKGIAPNCLIDL from the coding sequence ATGCGGAGCCTCATGGGGCGCCGCCCCGATGCCGCCTGCTTCACCACGGCCGCCGCGGCGTTCTCATCGGCGTCTCAACCGGGAGCCACGCTCGCGGTGCTAAATGCCATGGCCGCCGATGGCGTCGTGCCCGACGCTGCCGCGTGCGGGGTGTACGCCTGCCGCTTGCATTGGTTCGACGCGGCCTACGAGGTCGTGAGGGGGATGGCGGTGAACAGCGTGGCCCCGGACGTAGTCACCTGCTCGACGCTGATATCTGGGCTGTGCAGTGCCGGGCGGGTGGCTGAGGCTCTTGGCGTGCTGGACTTGATGCTGGAGGAAGGGTGCCAGCCCAATGCTCACTCGTATACGCCTATCTTGCACGCCTACTGCACGAGTGGGATGATACATGAGGCCAAGGATCTCTTGGAAACGATGATTGCAGCTGGTTTTGCACCAAGCACAGCCACTTATAATGTCCTGGTTGAAGCTCTATGCAAGGCTTGTGCTTTCCAGGAAGTAGATGCGCTTCTTGAGGAGAGCAGTGCAAAAGGGTGGACAATAGATACAATCACATACAGTACTTACATGGATGGACTATGCAAAAATGGCAGAGTAGATAAGAGCCTTGCATTGGTAGATAAGATGCTGTCTGTTGGGCTGCGTCCCAATGAGATTACTCTGAATATCCTCCTTGATGGGGTTTGCCGCAGGTCAACTGCTTGGGCTGCAAAGTGCCTCTTGGAGTGTAGTGCAGAGATTGGATGTCATGTcaatgttgtcaactacaacactGTGATGAGGAGGCTTTGTGATGATCGGAGATGGTTGGCTGTTGTCAAGCTCTTCGTCGATATGGTCAAGAAGGGAATTGCTCCAAATAGCTGGACTTTCAGCATTGTGATCCACAGTCTCTGTAAACTTGGGAAGCTTCATGAAGCACTTTGCTTGCTTGGAAGTGAAGAGTTTGTCGCTGATGTTGTGACATACAATACTTTGATCCGTCATCTCAATTTCCTGGGGAAATCTTATGAGGCCTGTCTCCTGCTTCATGAGATGATTGAGAAAGGTATTGCTCCCAATTGTttgattgatctctaa